Genomic DNA from Gammaproteobacteria bacterium:
GATCCGTATTCTCTGACTGGCTGCCATTATTACTGTCTCTGCGATAGACGGGCGCGCTGCGCCCCTTATGAACCGGTTACTTCACGACCTTGGCGACCACGCCGGCGCCGACGGTGCGGCCGCCTTCGCGGATGGCGAAGCGCAGGCCCTCTTCCATCGCGATCGGCGCGATCAAGGTCACCTGCATCTTGACGTTGTCACCTG
This window encodes:
- the tuf gene encoding elongation factor Tu (EF-Tu; promotes GTP-dependent binding of aminoacyl-tRNA to the A-site of ribosomes during protein biosynthesis; when the tRNA anticodon matches the mRNA codon, GTP hydrolysis results; the inactive EF-Tu-GDP leaves the ribosome and release of GDP is promoted by elongation factor Ts; many prokaryotes have two copies of the gene encoding EF-Tu) codes for the protein GDNVKMQVTLIAPIAMEEGLRFAIREGGRTVGAGVVAKVVK